Proteins encoded in a region of the Deltaproteobacteria bacterium genome:
- a CDS encoding DegT/DnrJ/EryC1/StrS family aminotransferase: protein MPGFEVFGDEERKEVRDVLDTGVLFRYGFDQARQGHWKAKQFEEAFARRLGTPWCHLCSSGTAALSIALAACGVGAGDEVIVPPFTFVATIEAVLQAGAVPVFGEIDDTLCLDPNGIETVITPRTRAVIPVHMCGAMARIDDIKEVCDQKGLILIEDACQSVGAAFKGKALGTFGRMGCFSFDPVKTITCGEGGAVVTADKDLYRAADAYADHGHDHMGNDRGLEDHLILGTNFRISELNAAVGLAQLKKLDAILETQRSHKKAIKEALARFPEISFRNIPDEEGDSATFLSFFLPDEERTRAAAKGLGEAGIDGCFYWYDNNWHYLRRWDHIKALSSAARLPIKDFDHCPDYMQVRLPQSDAVMSRTLSMQIKLSWTEEDLKQRIEKIKGVFAR from the coding sequence ATGCCCGGTTTTGAGGTTTTTGGCGATGAAGAGAGGAAAGAGGTCCGGGATGTTCTGGATACGGGCGTATTGTTTCGCTATGGGTTCGATCAGGCCCGTCAGGGACACTGGAAGGCAAAGCAGTTTGAGGAGGCCTTTGCCCGACGCCTGGGCACGCCCTGGTGCCATCTCTGCTCCAGCGGAACTGCCGCCCTTTCCATTGCCCTTGCCGCCTGCGGGGTGGGTGCGGGCGACGAGGTGATCGTCCCCCCCTTTACCTTTGTGGCCACTATTGAAGCGGTTCTCCAGGCGGGTGCCGTGCCGGTGTTTGGTGAGATCGATGACACCCTCTGCCTCGATCCCAATGGGATTGAGACCGTGATAACCCCGCGCACCAGGGCTGTGATACCGGTCCACATGTGCGGCGCCATGGCAAGGATAGACGACATCAAGGAAGTCTGTGATCAAAAAGGCCTTATCCTCATAGAGGATGCCTGTCAGTCGGTGGGGGCTGCGTTCAAGGGGAAAGCCTTGGGCACGTTCGGCAGGATGGGATGTTTTTCATTCGATCCGGTCAAGACCATTACCTGCGGCGAGGGGGGTGCGGTGGTCACCGCGGATAAAGACCTTTATAGGGCGGCAGATGCCTATGCCGACCATGGGCATGACCACATGGGCAACGACCGGGGCCTTGAAGACCATCTCATTTTAGGAACCAATTTCCGCATCAGCGAGCTGAATGCGGCCGTAGGGCTCGCCCAGTTGAAAAAGCTGGACGCCATTCTGGAAACCCAGCGATCCCATAAAAAGGCCATAAAGGAGGCGCTTGCACGGTTTCCGGAGATCTCTTTCCGGAATATCCCCGATGAAGAGGGGGATTCGGCCACATTCCTCTCTTTTTTCCTGCCCGACGAGGAGAGGACAAGGGCAGCGGCAAAGGGGCTCGGTGAGGCGGGCATTGACGGCTGTTTCTACTGGTACGATAACAACTGGCACTATCTTCGGCGATGGGACCATATCAAGGCCCTTTCTTCGGCGGCCAGGCTTCCGATCAAGGATTTTGACCATTGCCCGGATTACATGCAGGTAAGGCTCCCGCAGTCCGACGCCGTCATGAGCCGGACCCTTTCCATGCAGATCAAGCTCTCGTGGACCGAGGAAGACCTGAAACAGCGAATTGAGAAGATCAAAGGGGTGTTTGCCCGGTAA
- a CDS encoding glycosyl transferase, which translates to MPFYFYLSVFGFSAILSLILTPLARRLAIRWGQVAMPKDNRWHRKETALMGGVSIFTAMITVWILAAYLTGWSAFGQPYLIMILCSGGIFALGLIDDIFNMDPQHKLAGQVIIASILIFFGYRLGWTDSKTLNLFLSIIWIVGITNAFNLLDNMDGLASGIALIAGGFLFLHLYLDPGSGWISAPALLALSAYLGAVSGFLVFNFNPASIFMGDAGSLFVGFVLACLTITGTASQTGERDFFHLLYVIAIPVLILFIPILDTGFVSLMRKLFRRPISQGGRDHSSHRLVAIGFSEKKAVLVLYAFSGVSGLMALAINRFNTGTSLVLIAIYLLFIVFFWIYLARVKVYSEKSILSGEVSGLVTPLLIDMTFRRRIFEVLLDLVLITVAYYTAYLLRFEGTIGPNFDFFLHSLPIVIACQILFFYVFGIYRGVWENTSVRDLISYGKAITAGTVLPILILLFIYRFYSFSRAVFVIYWGLMLILVSLSRLSFRLLDEGVRGANREGRRVLVYGAGLGGQMVLREIETNRDLGLTVAGFMDDNPRIQRTSLRSYPVFGGFKDLERIIADQKIQEIIISFKMNSSEKRREIKRWCEEMGVDVEVKEMRLTIT; encoded by the coding sequence ATGCCATTTTATTTTTATCTATCCGTTTTTGGATTCAGCGCCATCCTGTCGCTTATTCTGACTCCCCTGGCGAGAAGACTTGCCATTCGATGGGGACAGGTGGCAATGCCGAAGGATAACCGGTGGCACCGGAAAGAGACCGCCCTTATGGGCGGTGTCAGTATTTTTACGGCCATGATCACGGTCTGGATCCTGGCAGCCTACCTGACGGGCTGGTCCGCTTTCGGGCAGCCCTATCTGATCATGATCCTCTGTTCGGGGGGGATATTCGCCCTCGGGCTCATAGATGATATCTTCAATATGGACCCGCAGCACAAACTGGCCGGCCAGGTCATTATCGCCTCAATCCTCATATTTTTCGGGTATCGTCTCGGCTGGACCGACTCCAAGACCCTTAACCTGTTTCTGTCCATCATCTGGATTGTGGGGATCACCAATGCCTTTAATCTCCTGGATAACATGGACGGGCTTGCATCGGGCATAGCCCTTATCGCCGGAGGCTTCCTTTTCCTTCACCTCTATTTGGACCCGGGCTCCGGCTGGATTTCCGCACCTGCTCTCCTGGCGCTCAGCGCCTATCTTGGCGCTGTCTCAGGCTTCCTGGTTTTTAATTTTAATCCGGCCTCCATATTCATGGGCGACGCGGGCAGCCTCTTTGTCGGGTTTGTACTGGCCTGCCTGACCATTACCGGGACAGCATCCCAGACGGGTGAAAGGGACTTTTTCCATCTCCTGTATGTCATTGCCATCCCTGTGCTGATCCTGTTTATTCCCATCCTGGATACCGGTTTCGTCAGCCTGATGCGCAAACTGTTCCGCCGGCCTATTTCTCAGGGGGGGCGTGACCACTCTTCCCACCGCCTGGTGGCCATCGGTTTTTCCGAGAAAAAAGCGGTCCTGGTCCTCTACGCCTTTTCCGGCGTATCCGGACTGATGGCCCTCGCCATCAACCGCTTCAACACCGGCACCAGTCTGGTCCTCATTGCCATATACCTCCTCTTCATCGTATTTTTCTGGATCTATCTGGCAAGGGTAAAGGTGTATTCGGAAAAGTCGATCCTATCCGGCGAGGTTTCAGGCCTGGTGACGCCTCTCCTGATTGATATGACGTTCAGACGGCGGATTTTCGAGGTCCTTCTGGATCTGGTCCTGATTACCGTGGCATACTATACGGCCTATCTTCTCCGGTTTGAGGGGACCATCGGGCCCAATTTTGATTTTTTTCTCCACTCCCTCCCCATCGTCATCGCCTGTCAGATCCTCTTTTTTTATGTTTTCGGCATCTACCGGGGCGTGTGGGAGAACACGAGCGTTCGGGATCTGATCTCCTATGGAAAGGCGATTACGGCCGGGACTGTTCTCCCCATCCTGATCCTTCTGTTTATCTATCGGTTTTACAGCTTTTCCCGAGCCGTTTTTGTCATCTACTGGGGGTTGATGCTCATCCTGGTATCACTTTCGAGGCTTTCTTTCCGGCTCCTGGATGAGGGGGTCCGCGGCGCCAACAGGGAGGGGAGGCGCGTCCTGGTGTACGGCGCCGGCCTCGGCGGGCAGATGGTTCTCAGGGAGATTGAAACCAACCGGGATCTCGGCTTGACAGTGGCGGGCTTCATGGACGACAATCCGCGCATACAGCGGACAAGCCTCCGCAGCTATCCGGTATTCGGGGGCTTTAAGGACCTGGAACGGATCATCGCCGACCAGAAGATCCAGGAGATCATCATCTCTTTCAAGATGAACAGCTCGGAGAAAAGGAGGGAAATCAAGAGATGGTGTGAAGAGATGGGCGTCGACGTGGAGGTAAAGGAGATGCGCCTCACCATCACTTAG
- a CDS encoding glycosyltransferase family 2 protein: MTKADSPSREAGESTAFSGSEDASVGPEISIVVPVYNEAPNLKDLVERIFQVMRPMGRSFEVILIDDGSTDESPDLLRAIKQDYRELRVILFRRNFGQSAAMTAGYDHALGDMVVTMDGDLQNDPQNIPLMITTLEQGYDLVNGWRKDRQDPFLSRRLPSLIANWMIGMATGVRLHDYGCSLKAYRSDLTKHLLLYGELHRFIPVLAGFHGARIGEVAVSHHARVKGKSKYGIGRTYRVLLDLVLMLFFQKFATRPLQLFGLSGGPLLVAGVVIELYLTWLKLWHGADIGGRPLLLLGALLIITGIVLIGIGLCAELVVRTYYESSGKRIYTVREVLE; encoded by the coding sequence ATGACAAAAGCCGATTCACCATCCAGGGAAGCAGGGGAATCAACGGCCTTTTCAGGGTCTGAAGACGCATCCGTCGGTCCGGAGATTTCCATCGTCGTTCCCGTGTATAATGAGGCGCCGAATCTCAAAGACCTTGTGGAACGGATTTTTCAGGTGATGCGGCCGATGGGCCGTTCATTTGAGGTGATCCTCATTGATGACGGGAGCACGGATGAAAGTCCTGATCTGCTGCGGGCCATCAAACAGGATTACAGGGAACTCCGGGTCATCCTGTTTCGGCGGAACTTCGGCCAGAGCGCCGCCATGACCGCAGGCTATGACCATGCCCTGGGGGACATGGTGGTGACCATGGATGGAGATCTCCAGAATGATCCGCAGAATATCCCTCTGATGATCACCACCCTCGAACAGGGATATGATCTGGTAAACGGATGGCGGAAAGACCGGCAGGACCCCTTTCTTTCCAGGCGGCTTCCCTCTCTGATCGCCAACTGGATGATCGGGATGGCCACCGGGGTGCGGCTTCACGATTATGGATGCTCTCTCAAGGCCTACCGGAGCGACCTGACCAAACACCTTCTTCTCTATGGCGAGCTTCACCGGTTTATACCGGTCCTGGCAGGGTTTCACGGCGCCCGCATCGGGGAGGTGGCGGTATCCCACCATGCACGGGTCAAAGGAAAAAGCAAGTACGGGATCGGTCGTACCTATCGCGTGCTCCTGGACCTGGTTCTCATGCTCTTTTTTCAGAAATTCGCCACACGGCCCCTTCAGCTCTTCGGGCTCAGCGGCGGTCCCCTCCTTGTGGCCGGTGTGGTCATCGAACTCTATCTCACATGGCTGAAGCTGTGGCATGGCGCGGATATCGGCGGGAGGCCGCTCCTCCTATTGGGCGCCCTTCTGATCATTACGGGGATCGTTCTCATCGGAATCGGTCTCTGCGCCGAACTCGTGGTCCGCACCTATTACGAATCTTCGGGCAAACGGATCTATACGGTGCGCGAGGTGCTGGAGTGA
- the lptF gene encoding LPS export ABC transporter permease LptF, with the protein MTLYRYIINEIWPTFLASLLVFIFIMVAAQMLSITELIVTRGVAITRVVGMVLYLLPDILTFALPAVTLMSVVVAFLRLSADSEIIALKSSGISLYQMLPPVVVFSVVVFLAGIAISMFAAPWGNRSFKDLLFKIAESRADLGIKERVFCEPFDNLVFYVNSFSRQEKVLKNVFVVDSRDEEVTNTIVAEEGRMIVQPEQRIITIFFSKGTIFAVEKNLNTARTIKFNTYGLTIGLKDVMKNLESRQKAPHELPVGELIRQIKASPKGDVDRSKMMRELFEKFSIPLAVIFMGIIGVPLGAQMRAKGRTAGIGVSLAVFSIYYICLMVVRSISSSGSVPPAAGVWIPDLFLIMTIIYLLRRAADERSINFLKSRH; encoded by the coding sequence ATGACCCTTTATCGCTATATCATCAACGAGATCTGGCCCACCTTTCTGGCGAGCCTGCTGGTATTTATTTTCATCATGGTAGCGGCCCAGATGCTGTCCATTACCGAATTGATCGTCACCCGGGGCGTCGCCATTACCCGGGTGGTCGGGATGGTCCTCTACCTCCTCCCTGACATCCTGACTTTCGCCCTTCCGGCAGTGACCCTCATGTCGGTGGTGGTGGCGTTTCTGCGCCTCTCGGCAGACAGCGAGATTATCGCCCTGAAATCGTCCGGGATCAGCCTCTATCAGATGCTCCCCCCTGTGGTGGTGTTCTCTGTGGTGGTGTTCCTGGCGGGGATTGCCATCAGCATGTTTGCGGCGCCGTGGGGCAACCGGTCGTTCAAGGACCTTTTGTTCAAGATCGCCGAGTCACGGGCGGACCTGGGGATTAAGGAACGGGTCTTTTGTGAGCCCTTTGACAATCTGGTCTTTTATGTAAACAGCTTTTCCAGGCAGGAAAAGGTATTGAAAAATGTCTTTGTGGTGGACAGCCGTGACGAGGAGGTGACCAATACTATTGTGGCCGAGGAAGGCCGGATGATTGTGCAGCCCGAGCAGCGCATTATCACCATTTTCTTTTCAAAGGGCACCATATTCGCGGTAGAAAAAAACCTGAATACCGCCCGGACCATCAAATTCAACACATATGGCTTAACCATCGGCCTGAAAGATGTTATGAAGAACCTTGAGTCTAGGCAAAAGGCGCCCCATGAGTTACCTGTGGGGGAACTGATCCGGCAGATCAAGGCGTCTCCGAAAGGGGATGTGGACCGAAGCAAGATGATGAGGGAACTTTTTGAGAAGTTCTCCATCCCCCTGGCCGTGATCTTCATGGGGATCATCGGGGTTCCACTCGGCGCCCAGATGAGGGCCAAGGGACGCACCGCGGGAATCGGGGTGAGTCTGGCGGTCTTTTCCATCTACTACATCTGCTTGATGGTCGTGCGGAGCATCAGTTCCAGCGGTTCGGTTCCCCCTGCCGCGGGCGTATGGATCCCGGACCTTTTTCTGATCATGACCATTATATATCTCCTGCGACGCGCCGCTGATGAACGCTCGATCAATTTTCTGAAATCGAGGCATTAG
- a CDS encoding molybdenum cofactor guanylyltransferase, producing the protein MNPESENRASSSAEKIEDVTGVVLAGGRSSRYGKNKALAELDHVPLIERVLQVMGAIFHHVVMITNTPDEYAYLRIPMAQDVIRGLGPLGGIYTGLKVIPDRAGFFVACDMPFLNPCLIRHMVAIRDDFDVVVPRISGKIEALHGVYGKRCLAGIEGLIRSGTYQIFRFFSSVSVRFVDEDEVRRWDPDLTSFLNINTPDELRRLARSRSGQGIAPGDRSQQHGASRSEPGPGDALRALTPK; encoded by the coding sequence GTGAATCCTGAATCAGAGAATCGCGCTTCCAGCAGCGCTGAAAAGATCGAGGACGTTACCGGTGTTGTCCTGGCAGGGGGCCGGAGCAGCCGCTACGGGAAAAATAAGGCCCTGGCGGAGTTGGACCACGTGCCCCTGATCGAGAGGGTGCTCCAGGTCATGGGCGCCATCTTTCATCACGTCGTCATGATCACCAACACGCCGGACGAATATGCCTATCTTCGGATTCCGATGGCCCAGGATGTTATCCGGGGGCTGGGGCCGTTGGGCGGGATTTATACCGGTCTGAAGGTGATCCCGGATCGCGCGGGGTTTTTTGTCGCCTGCGATATGCCGTTTCTCAACCCCTGTCTGATCCGGCATATGGTGGCGATCAGGGATGATTTCGACGTGGTGGTCCCGAGGATTTCCGGAAAGATAGAGGCCCTTCACGGGGTATATGGCAAAAGGTGTCTGGCCGGCATCGAAGGCCTGATCCGGTCCGGGACATACCAGATCTTCAGGTTTTTTTCATCGGTCTCGGTGCGCTTTGTGGATGAGGATGAGGTCAGGAGATGGGATCCTGACCTGACATCCTTTCTGAATATCAATACCCCCGATGAATTGAGGCGACTGGCACGATCCAGGTCCGGACAAGGGATTGCACCCGGAGATCGCTCGCAGCAACATGGCGCCTCCCGGTCGGAACCCGGGCCGGGTGACGCCCTCAGGGCTTTAACGCCTAAGTGA
- a CDS encoding sigma 54-interacting transcriptional regulator, whose product MKHKPDEIICLYEITKAIHATMDLRQALYKALALMSEHLGMNRGSIALLNPDTSEIRIEVAHGISSSEKTRGRYKLGEGVTGRVIETGRPMAVPKIDDEPLFLDRTGARSRINKSTISFISVPIKEGRKVLGALSVDRVFEGSAPLEEDVRLLTVISTLIAQKVAVLESINREQERLKEENLRLRKELDKKYSFSNIIGNSRKMQEVFYLITQVAKSNANVLLLGESGTGKELAANAIHYNSLRATKPFIKVNCAALPENLVEAELFGYEKGAFTGANREKAGKFELAHGGTIFLDEIGSLALESQGKLLRVLQERELERLGGTQVIKVNIRLIAATNRDLAQSVEQGTFREDLFYRLNVYPIYMPALREREADILLLADYFLEKYAEEYGKDIKRISTPAIEALTQYHWPGNVRELENCMERAVLLCDDQVIHSYHLPPTLQTAQETGTQQIQSLVEAVDRFERELLIDALKSSRGNMRQAAMALKTTERIFGYKVKKYGIEPKQYR is encoded by the coding sequence ATGAAACACAAACCCGATGAAATTATCTGTCTCTATGAGATCACCAAGGCGATTCATGCCACCATGGATCTCAGACAGGCCCTGTACAAGGCCCTTGCCCTCATGTCGGAACATCTGGGGATGAATCGGGGATCCATTGCCCTCCTCAACCCCGATACCTCCGAGATCCGTATAGAAGTGGCCCATGGGATATCCAGTTCGGAAAAGACCAGAGGCCGGTACAAATTGGGCGAAGGCGTCACCGGCCGCGTCATCGAAACGGGGCGGCCGATGGCCGTTCCCAAGATCGATGACGAGCCGCTTTTTCTGGATCGGACCGGCGCCAGGAGCCGGATCAATAAATCCACCATATCGTTTATCTCCGTGCCCATAAAAGAGGGTCGAAAGGTGTTGGGGGCGTTGAGCGTGGATCGGGTATTCGAAGGGTCCGCCCCTCTGGAAGAAGACGTGAGGCTCCTGACGGTGATCAGCACCCTCATCGCCCAGAAAGTGGCCGTCCTGGAGAGCATCAACAGGGAGCAGGAACGGCTCAAAGAGGAGAATCTCCGTCTCAGGAAAGAGCTGGACAAGAAATACAGCTTTTCCAATATCATCGGGAACAGCCGCAAGATGCAGGAGGTGTTCTATCTGATCACCCAGGTGGCCAAGAGCAATGCCAACGTGCTCTTGCTGGGAGAAAGCGGCACCGGGAAAGAGCTGGCCGCAAATGCCATTCACTACAACAGTCTCCGCGCCACCAAGCCCTTTATCAAGGTGAATTGCGCGGCCCTCCCCGAAAACCTGGTGGAGGCCGAGTTGTTCGGCTATGAAAAAGGGGCCTTTACCGGGGCCAATCGGGAAAAGGCGGGAAAATTCGAGCTGGCCCACGGCGGCACGATCTTTCTGGACGAAATCGGATCTCTCGCCCTGGAGAGCCAGGGGAAACTCCTGCGGGTGCTCCAGGAAAGGGAACTGGAACGATTGGGCGGCACACAGGTCATAAAGGTCAATATCCGTCTTATCGCCGCCACAAACAGGGATCTGGCCCAATCCGTTGAACAGGGGACCTTTCGTGAAGACCTGTTTTACCGGCTGAACGTATACCCGATATATATGCCCGCCCTGAGGGAACGGGAGGCGGACATCTTGTTGCTGGCCGATTACTTCCTGGAAAAATACGCGGAGGAATACGGCAAGGACATCAAACGGATTTCAACCCCGGCTATTGAGGCCCTGACCCAATATCACTGGCCCGGAAATGTAAGGGAACTTGAGAATTGTATGGAACGGGCCGTCCTCCTGTGCGACGACCAGGTCATTCACAGCTACCATCTCCCCCCTACCCTGCAGACCGCCCAGGAGACCGGGACCCAGCAGATCCAGTCTCTGGTTGAGGCCGTGGACCGGTTTGAAAGAGAACTTCTCATCGACGCACTCAAGAGCAGTCGCGGCAACATGCGGCAGGCGGCCATGGCCCTCAAGACCACGGAACGCATTTTCGGCTATAAGGTCAAAAAATACGGGATCGAACCCAAGCAATACAGGTAG
- a CDS encoding exo-alpha-sialidase, whose translation MNRRLVITLCLITLGLYAWPAYEWVSSGNRDRGTFTAAPVSSSSPSAAPFMIREFISPDSGTGMVHVGSICELPRGGLAAAWYGGTREGARDVAVFLSLKGPEDASWSRPKTIMDRASASRDLSRYVKKVGNPLLFSGPGERLWLIYVTIAVGGWSGSSLNVTWSDDNGATWTRSRRLTLSPFFNISELVRNRPLSMSNGGFAVPIYHEFLGYFPEMLWLQPPLKGPEIHFTKSRMTGGQRFIQPSVVALGPFAARAFYRSRAHEKAIGTAATEDAGASWSEPRPLSLPNPDSGLDALLLSDQRILLAFNDSTVNRENLRLAVSDDQGRRWTRIATLDSAPKGEFSYPYMIRTQDGRIHLVYTWNRKRIRHIVLNAAWIDARMKGTLK comes from the coding sequence ATGAATAGACGGCTCGTCATCACCCTCTGCCTGATAACTCTGGGCCTGTATGCTTGGCCCGCATATGAATGGGTTTCCTCAGGGAACCGGGATCGCGGTACATTTACGGCCGCCCCGGTCTCATCCTCGTCCCCTTCTGCCGCACCCTTTATGATCCGGGAATTCATCAGCCCGGATTCAGGGACCGGGATGGTTCATGTGGGATCCATTTGCGAGCTCCCCCGGGGGGGGCTGGCTGCGGCCTGGTACGGGGGGACCCGGGAAGGGGCCCGGGACGTGGCCGTCTTTCTTTCTTTGAAAGGTCCTGAGGACGCCTCCTGGTCAAGACCGAAGACCATTATGGACAGGGCGTCCGCATCCAGGGATCTGTCCAGGTACGTCAAGAAGGTGGGCAACCCGCTCCTTTTTTCCGGGCCCGGGGAGCGGCTATGGCTCATCTATGTGACCATCGCAGTGGGCGGGTGGTCCGGCAGTTCGCTTAATGTAACGTGGTCGGATGACAACGGGGCCACCTGGACCAGGAGCCGGCGATTGACACTCAGTCCCTTTTTCAACATCAGTGAGCTGGTCAGAAACAGGCCCCTTTCCATGAGCAACGGCGGTTTTGCCGTTCCCATCTACCACGAATTCCTCGGTTATTTCCCGGAAATGCTCTGGCTTCAACCACCGTTAAAGGGTCCGGAAATCCATTTTACAAAGAGCCGGATGACCGGGGGACAACGCTTTATCCAGCCTTCTGTGGTGGCTTTGGGGCCATTCGCGGCAAGGGCGTTTTACCGGTCCCGGGCCCATGAAAAGGCGATCGGCACGGCCGCTACAGAGGATGCCGGGGCAAGCTGGTCCGAGCCGAGGCCCCTCAGCCTGCCCAATCCGGATTCCGGGCTGGACGCTCTTCTCCTCTCAGATCAACGGATCCTCCTGGCCTTTAATGACAGCACCGTAAACCGGGAAAATCTGCGCCTTGCCGTGTCCGACGACCAGGGACGCCGCTGGACCCGGATAGCCACCCTCGACAGCGCCCCGAAAGGGGAATTCTCCTATCCCTACATGATCCGCACACAGGACGGCCGGATTCACCTGGTCTACACCTGGAACAGAAAACGGATCCGGCACATCGTGTTGAACGCGGCATGGATCGACGCCCGGATGAAAGGGACCCTGAAATAA
- a CDS encoding flippase-like domain-containing protein, which translates to MTDNARRKAGNLIRIGISMGLLIWLLCRFDLEGVWGYFEDLRISVWAAAFLMVLLAQVLSSIRWWIMARTVSFQGSWPTYLGFYYVGMFFNLFLPTGIGGDLFKAHFLSREEGRRVMALFTVVGDRFFGLIAMLLLGGAAVTLWSGLLPEPFAGFLTVSSLLILGGLAGLPLLQRAIRHYLPRLSRHLEGLLILWRHPKRLFCVLGLSFSLQILGMGAVALLGGGINIHLPLSFYFASLPLIGIITLIPVSFNGIGVREGAFVYFFGLKGIAAEPAFGLGLLFFSVQVGLSLIGGIAYALGVHRRSIIDK; encoded by the coding sequence GTGACGGATAATGCGCGCCGTAAGGCGGGAAACCTCATCCGGATCGGCATCAGCATGGGACTGCTCATCTGGCTCCTCTGCCGGTTTGATCTGGAAGGGGTGTGGGGCTATTTTGAAGACCTGCGGATATCTGTATGGGCCGCCGCTTTTCTGATGGTCCTGCTGGCCCAGGTCCTCAGCAGCATCCGGTGGTGGATCATGGCCCGAACCGTGTCATTCCAGGGATCCTGGCCCACCTATTTGGGATTTTACTATGTGGGGATGTTTTTCAACCTGTTTCTCCCCACCGGCATCGGAGGCGATCTCTTCAAAGCCCACTTTCTGTCCCGGGAGGAGGGAAGGAGGGTTATGGCCCTGTTCACGGTGGTGGGGGACCGTTTCTTCGGTCTGATTGCCATGCTCCTCCTGGGAGGGGCGGCGGTCACCCTCTGGTCCGGACTCCTTCCGGAACCTTTCGCGGGATTTCTGACCGTCAGCAGCCTTCTCATCCTGGGCGGCCTGGCCGGGCTTCCGTTGCTTCAACGGGCCATCCGGCATTACCTGCCCCGGCTTTCCAGGCACCTGGAAGGACTTCTTATTCTTTGGCGACATCCGAAGCGGCTCTTCTGTGTGCTGGGCCTCTCTTTCTCTCTTCAGATATTGGGCATGGGGGCGGTGGCCCTTCTCGGGGGAGGCATCAATATCCACCTTCCGCTGTCTTTTTACTTTGCCAGCCTTCCCCTGATAGGAATCATAACCCTCATCCCGGTCAGTTTTAACGGGATCGGCGTCCGCGAGGGGGCCTTTGTCTATTTTTTCGGCCTCAAAGGGATAGCGGCAGAACCTGCCTTCGGTCTCGGACTCCTCTTTTTTTCAGTTCAGGTAGGCCTGAGTCTCATCGGCGGGATCGCCTATGCCTTAGGCGTACACCGGCGGTCCATCATAGATAAGTGA
- a CDS encoding iron-containing alcohol dehydrogenase: MFRNFKTVPYVVFGRDGFNQLDTILLEKRRNPEGFMVFLVDDVFADKDLRNRIPAGPRDLTLWVNVDDEPKTAYVDQLTEKVRDFSEDLPDGVIGIGGGSTMDLAKAVSLMLTNPGSSADYQGWDLIPHPGVYHVGIPTLAGTGAEASRTTVLCGPDKKLGINSDYTPFDQIILDPELLSGAPSDQRFYTGMDCYIHCVESLSGSFLNAFSRSYGQKAMDLCREVFLDGGPESDDKLMVASYFGGMSIAYSQVGICHALSYGLSFVLEIHHGIGNCLAFDKLEEYYPEGVAEFRHMMKKHTIDLPWHLLPASGEQEIEKMVDVALVLEPLWENALGPDWRGIMTRDKIKKLYERILT; the protein is encoded by the coding sequence ATGTTTCGAAACTTCAAAACAGTTCCCTATGTAGTCTTCGGCAGGGACGGGTTCAACCAGCTCGATACGATCCTCCTGGAAAAACGGCGGAACCCCGAGGGGTTCATGGTCTTTCTGGTGGATGACGTCTTTGCTGACAAGGACCTCAGAAACAGAATACCGGCAGGCCCCCGCGACCTGACCCTGTGGGTGAATGTGGATGACGAACCCAAAACAGCCTATGTGGATCAGCTGACAGAGAAGGTCAGGGATTTCTCAGAGGACCTCCCGGACGGGGTCATCGGGATCGGGGGGGGGAGCACCATGGACCTGGCCAAGGCAGTATCCCTGATGCTCACCAATCCGGGGTCATCCGCCGATTACCAGGGATGGGACCTGATCCCGCACCCCGGGGTCTATCACGTGGGGATCCCGACCCTTGCGGGGACCGGGGCCGAGGCATCGCGCACCACCGTCCTTTGCGGCCCGGACAAGAAACTCGGCATCAATTCCGATTACACGCCCTTCGATCAGATCATCCTGGACCCGGAGCTGCTTTCCGGTGCGCCTTCGGACCAGCGTTTCTATACCGGAATGGACTGCTACATCCATTGCGTGGAATCCCTGAGCGGTTCCTTTCTCAATGCCTTCAGCCGGTCTTATGGTCAAAAGGCCATGGACCTCTGCAGGGAGGTATTCCTGGACGGGGGGCCGGAGAGCGATGACAAGCTCATGGTGGCCTCCTATTTCGGGGGGATGAGCATCGCCTACTCCCAGGTGGGCATCTGCCATGCCCTCTCCTACGGGCTCTCCTTTGTACTGGAGATCCATCATGGGATCGGCAATTGTCTCGCCTTTGACAAGCTGGAGGAATACTATCCTGAGGGGGTAGCGGAATTCCGTCACATGATGAAGAAGCACACCATCGACCTCCCGTGGCATCTGCTGCCGGCTTCCGGCGAACAGGAAATCGAAAAAATGGTTGACGTGGCCCTGGTCCTTGAGCCTTTATGGGAGAACGCCCTTGGTCCGGATTGGAGAGGGATCATGACCCGGGACAAGATCAAGAAACTCTACGAGAGGATCCTTACGTGA